In one Pseudomonas fitomaticsae genomic region, the following are encoded:
- a CDS encoding c-type cytochrome: protein MKMLAAPATVLALWAVSAQAATNDDIAKRLEPVGQVCVQGQECKGMEVAASAGGGGGAKTPDEVIAKHCNACHGSGLLGAPKIGDAAAWKERADHQGGLDGILAKAITGINAMPPKGTCADCSDEELKGAIQKMSGLK, encoded by the coding sequence ATGAAAATGCTGGCTGCACCAGCAACCGTACTGGCCCTCTGGGCTGTCAGCGCTCAAGCTGCGACGAATGACGACATTGCCAAACGCCTCGAGCCGGTCGGCCAGGTGTGTGTTCAAGGGCAAGAGTGCAAGGGGATGGAAGTCGCTGCTTCGGCGGGCGGCGGTGGCGGCGCCAAGACGCCGGACGAAGTGATTGCCAAACATTGCAACGCTTGCCACGGCTCCGGCCTGTTGGGCGCACCGAAAATCGGTGACGCCGCAGCCTGGAAAGAGCGCGCCGATCACCAGGGCGGCCTCGACGGCATCCTGGCCAAGGCCATCACCGGCATCAACGCCATGCCGCCGAAAGGCACCTGCGCCGACTGCTCCGATGAAGAGCTGAAAGGCGCGATCCAGAAAATGTCCGGCCTGAAATAA
- a CDS encoding cupin domain-containing protein: MDVGERLQSIRKLKGLSQRELAKRAGVTNSTISMIEKNSVSPSISSLRKVLGGIPMSMVEFFSEEILQEKPTQIVYKANELIDISDGAVTMKLVGRAHPSRAIAFLNEIYPPGADTGEEMLTHEGEETGILVEGRLELVVGLETFILEAGDSYYFESTKPHRFRNPFDAPARLISAATPANF; encoded by the coding sequence TTGGACGTCGGTGAACGACTGCAATCGATCCGCAAGCTCAAAGGGCTTTCCCAGCGTGAACTCGCCAAGCGCGCGGGCGTCACCAACAGCACCATTTCGATGATCGAAAAGAACAGCGTCAGCCCTTCGATCAGTTCGCTGAGGAAAGTTCTGGGCGGGATTCCCATGTCCATGGTCGAGTTCTTTTCCGAAGAGATCCTGCAGGAAAAACCGACCCAGATCGTCTACAAAGCCAACGAGCTGATCGACATTTCCGACGGCGCCGTGACCATGAAACTGGTCGGCCGCGCGCACCCGAGCCGAGCCATCGCGTTCCTCAATGAAATCTACCCGCCGGGCGCCGACACCGGCGAAGAAATGCTCACCCACGAAGGCGAGGAAACCGGGATTCTGGTGGAAGGGCGGCTGGAGCTGGTGGTGGGTCTTGAAACTTTTATCCTCGAAGCCGGCGACAGCTACTACTTTGAAAGTACCAAGCCGCATCGTTTCCGTAATCCGTTCGATGCACCGGCGCGACTAATCAGCGCAGCCACGCCGGCAAATTTTTAA
- a CDS encoding xanthine phosphoribosyltransferase, translating into MEALHQKIREQGIVLSDQVLKVDAFLNHQIDPALMKLIGDEFATLFKDSGITKIVTIEASGIAPAIMTGLNLGVPVIFARKQQSLTLTENLLSATVYSFTKKTESTVAISPRHLTSSDRVLIIDDFLANGKASQALISIIKQAGATVAGLGIVIEKSFQGGRAELDSQGYRVESLARVKSLKDGVVTFIE; encoded by the coding sequence ATGGAAGCCCTGCACCAGAAAATCCGCGAACAAGGCATCGTGCTTTCCGACCAGGTCCTGAAGGTCGACGCCTTCCTGAACCACCAGATCGACCCGGCCCTGATGAAGCTGATCGGCGACGAATTCGCCACGCTGTTCAAGGATTCGGGCATCACCAAGATCGTCACCATCGAAGCCTCGGGCATCGCTCCGGCGATCATGACCGGTCTGAACCTCGGCGTACCGGTGATCTTCGCCCGCAAGCAACAGTCCCTGACCCTGACTGAAAACCTGCTGTCGGCGACCGTTTACTCGTTCACCAAAAAGACCGAAAGCACCGTGGCCATCTCCCCGCGTCACCTGACCAGCAGCGATCGCGTGCTGATCATCGACGACTTCCTGGCCAACGGTAAGGCGTCCCAGGCGCTGATCTCGATCATCAAGCAGGCCGGCGCCACCGTCGCGGGCCTGGGTATCGTGATCGAGAAGTCGTTCCAGGGCGGCCGTGCGGAGCTGGATTCGCAGGGTTACCGCGTCGAGTCGCTGGCTCGCGTGAAGTCGCTGAAGGATGGCGTGGTTACCTTCATCGAGTAA
- a CDS encoding acetyl-CoA hydrolase/transferase C-terminal domain-containing protein, with translation MVQLCSIEQAVDDVLARLPAHIHMGLPLGLGKPNPFVNALYRRVAGLPERQLTIYTALCLGRPALGDGLQKRFIEPFVERVFGDYPELEFLADLHRDSLPSNIRIQQFFMQPGSLLNSAPAQQDYVSSNYSHAARDINAAGLNLVAQLLASSSEHPDRLSLSCNPDITLDLFPMIAKRRAAGETILLVGQVHTELPYMPGDAEVDIDTFDLLIDEKDSSTLFSTPNMPVGFQDHFIGLHASTLVRDGGTLQIGIGSMGDALTAALLARQADNAGYQDLLADVNLSQWAQLIEREGGIEPFAKGLYGCSEMFVNGLLVLAEAGIIRRKVYPDLQTQEQANAGILDEAAQTDGLSIHGGFFLGPRSFYERLRELPLSKRLEFNMTRISYINELYGQEELKRLQRLDARFINTVFTMTLLGAGVADQLEDGRVLSGVGGQYNFVAQGHALHDARSILLLRSWRESGGDVSSNIVWEYGHCTIPRHLRDIVVTEYGIADLRGKSDAVVIEALLNISDSRFQQGLIEQAQKVGKLPKDFRLDPRFTDNTPQRLQAIAARHPNLFPEYPLGCDFTEVEKDLLRALNWLKSKFKLTEILELGKAALDAPEASLYPEHLARMQLTDPEGLKEDLFQRLLLTGLKATA, from the coding sequence ATGGTGCAGTTGTGTTCGATCGAACAGGCAGTGGACGACGTGCTGGCGCGGTTGCCGGCGCACATCCACATGGGCCTGCCGCTGGGGCTGGGCAAACCCAATCCCTTCGTCAACGCGCTGTACCGGCGGGTTGCCGGGTTGCCCGAACGTCAGCTGACGATCTACACCGCCCTGTGCCTCGGCCGTCCGGCCCTGGGCGATGGTTTGCAGAAGCGCTTCATCGAACCCTTCGTCGAGCGGGTGTTCGGCGATTACCCGGAACTGGAATTTCTTGCCGACCTGCACCGCGACAGCCTGCCGTCCAACATCCGCATTCAGCAATTCTTCATGCAGCCCGGCAGTCTGCTCAATAGCGCGCCGGCCCAACAGGATTACGTCAGCAGCAACTACAGCCACGCCGCCCGCGACATCAACGCCGCCGGGCTGAACCTGGTGGCGCAGTTGCTCGCCAGCAGCAGCGAACACCCGGATCGCCTGAGCCTGAGCTGCAACCCGGACATCACCCTCGACCTGTTCCCGATGATCGCCAAACGCCGGGCGGCGGGGGAGACCATTCTGCTGGTCGGCCAGGTGCACACCGAGTTGCCGTACATGCCGGGCGATGCCGAAGTCGATATCGACACCTTCGACCTGCTGATCGACGAAAAGGACAGCAGCACGCTGTTTTCCACGCCGAACATGCCCGTCGGGTTTCAGGATCACTTCATCGGTTTGCACGCCAGTACGCTGGTGCGCGATGGCGGCACTTTGCAGATCGGCATCGGCTCGATGGGCGATGCGCTGACCGCCGCGTTGCTGGCACGTCAGGCCGACAACGCCGGATACCAGGACCTGCTGGCCGATGTGAACCTCAGCCAGTGGGCGCAATTGATCGAACGCGAGGGCGGCATCGAGCCCTTCGCCAAAGGCCTGTACGGTTGCAGCGAAATGTTCGTCAACGGCCTGCTGGTGCTGGCCGAAGCGGGGATCATCCGGCGCAAGGTCTACCCGGATCTGCAGACCCAGGAGCAGGCCAACGCCGGGATCCTCGACGAGGCGGCGCAAACCGATGGCCTGTCGATCCACGGAGGTTTCTTCCTCGGGCCGCGCAGTTTCTATGAGCGCTTGCGTGAGTTACCGCTGAGCAAACGCCTCGAATTCAACATGACCCGCATCAGCTACATCAACGAGCTGTACGGTCAGGAAGAGCTCAAGCGCCTGCAGCGTCTGGATGCGCGGTTCATCAACACCGTGTTCACCATGACACTGCTGGGGGCCGGGGTGGCGGATCAACTGGAAGACGGGCGGGTGCTCAGCGGCGTCGGCGGGCAATACAACTTCGTTGCACAGGGCCATGCGCTGCACGATGCGCGCTCGATCCTGCTGTTGCGCAGCTGGCGCGAGTCCGGCGGGGATGTCAGTTCGAACATTGTCTGGGAATACGGCCACTGCACGATTCCACGGCACCTGCGCGATATCGTGGTGACCGAGTACGGCATCGCCGACCTGCGCGGCAAGTCGGATGCGGTGGTGATTGAGGCGCTGCTCAATATCAGCGACTCGCGCTTCCAGCAGGGCCTGATCGAACAGGCGCAGAAGGTCGGCAAACTGCCGAAGGATTTCCGTCTCGATCCGCGCTTTACCGACAACACGCCGCAACGCTTGCAGGCGATTGCCGCGCGGCACCCGAACCTGTTTCCGGAGTATCCGCTGGGCTGCGATTTCACTGAGGTCGAGAAGGATCTGTTGCGGGCGCTGAACTGGCTCAAGAGCAAATTCAAGCTGACCGAGATTCTGGAACTGGGCAAGGCAGCGCTGGATGCGCCTGAGGCTTCGCTGTATCCGGAGCATCTGGCGCGCATGCAGCTCACCGATCCGGAAGGTCTGAAGGAAGACCTGTTTCAGCGGTTGTTGCTAACGGGCCTGAAGGCCACTGCTTAG
- the rep gene encoding DNA helicase Rep: MSRLNPRQQEAVNYVGGPLLVLAGAGSGKTSVITRKIAHLIQNCGIRAQYIVAMTFTNKAAREMKERVGTLLRAGEGRGLTVCTFHNLGLNIIRKEHERLGYKPGFSIFDETDVKSLMTDIMQKEYAGDDGVDEIKNMIGAWKNDLILPAQALENARNPKEQTAAIVYTHYQRTLKAFNAVDFDDLILLPVKLFEEHADILEKWQNKVRYLLVDEYQDTNASQYLLVKMLIGKRNQFTVVGDDDQSIYAWRGARPENLMLLKDDYPSLKVVMLEQNYRSTSRILRCANVLISNNPHEFEKQLWSEMGHGDEIRVIRCRNEDAEAERVAMEILSLHLRTDRPYSDFAILYRGNYQAKLIELKLQHHQVPYRLSGGNSFFGRQEVKDLMAYFRLIVNPDDDNAFLRVINVPRREIGSTTLEKLGNYATERKISMYAATDELGLGEHLDSRFTDRLSRFKRFMDKVREQCAGEDPISALRSMVMDIDYENWLRTNSSSDKAADYRMSNVWFLIEALKNTLEKDEDGEMTVEDAIGKLVLRDMLERQQEEEDGAEGVQMMTLHASKGLEFPYVFIMGMEEEILPHRSSIEADTIEEERRLAYVGITRARQTLAFTFAAKRKQYGEIIDCAPSRFLDELPPDDLAWEGNDDTPTEVKAVRGNSALADIRAMLKR, from the coding sequence ATGTCCCGACTCAATCCCCGGCAGCAAGAAGCCGTGAACTACGTCGGCGGCCCTCTATTGGTGCTCGCCGGTGCTGGCTCCGGCAAGACCAGCGTGATCACGCGCAAGATTGCGCACCTGATCCAGAACTGCGGCATCCGTGCCCAGTACATCGTCGCCATGACCTTCACCAACAAGGCCGCGCGCGAGATGAAGGAACGGGTCGGCACCCTGCTGCGTGCCGGCGAAGGTCGCGGCCTGACGGTCTGCACCTTCCACAACCTGGGCCTGAACATCATCCGCAAGGAACATGAACGGCTGGGCTACAAACCCGGTTTCTCGATCTTCGACGAAACCGACGTCAAGTCGCTGATGACCGACATCATGCAGAAGGAATACGCAGGCGACGACGGCGTCGACGAGATCAAGAACATGATCGGCGCCTGGAAAAACGACCTGATCCTGCCGGCCCAGGCCCTGGAAAACGCCCGCAACCCCAAGGAACAGACCGCCGCCATCGTCTACACCCACTACCAGCGCACGCTCAAGGCGTTCAACGCGGTGGACTTCGACGACCTGATCCTGCTGCCGGTGAAGCTCTTCGAAGAGCACGCCGACATCCTCGAAAAGTGGCAGAACAAGGTGCGTTACCTGCTGGTCGACGAATACCAGGACACCAACGCCAGCCAGTACCTGCTGGTGAAAATGCTCATCGGCAAGCGCAACCAGTTCACCGTGGTGGGCGACGACGACCAGTCGATCTACGCCTGGCGCGGCGCGCGGCCGGAAAACCTGATGCTGCTCAAGGACGACTACCCGTCCCTGAAAGTGGTGATGCTGGAGCAGAACTACCGCTCCACCAGCCGCATCCTGCGCTGCGCCAACGTGCTGATCTCGAACAACCCCCACGAATTCGAAAAGCAGCTGTGGAGCGAGATGGGCCACGGCGACGAGATCCGCGTGATCCGCTGCCGCAACGAGGACGCCGAAGCCGAGCGCGTGGCCATGGAAATCCTCAGCCTGCACTTGCGCACCGACCGTCCGTACAGCGATTTCGCGATCCTCTATCGCGGTAACTACCAGGCCAAGCTGATCGAGCTGAAACTGCAGCACCATCAGGTGCCGTACCGTCTGAGCGGCGGCAACAGCTTCTTCGGGCGTCAGGAAGTGAAAGACCTGATGGCCTACTTCCGCCTGATCGTGAACCCGGACGACGACAACGCCTTCCTGCGGGTGATCAACGTGCCGCGCCGCGAGATCGGCTCGACGACCCTGGAAAAGCTCGGCAACTACGCCACCGAACGCAAGATCTCGATGTACGCCGCCACCGACGAACTCGGCCTGGGCGAGCATCTGGACAGCCGCTTCACCGATCGTCTGTCGCGCTTCAAGCGCTTCATGGACAAGGTGCGCGAGCAGTGCGCCGGCGAAGACCCGATCTCCGCCCTGCGCAGCATGGTCATGGACATCGACTACGAGAACTGGCTGCGCACCAACAGTTCCAGCGACAAGGCCGCGGACTACCGGATGAGCAACGTCTGGTTCCTGATCGAAGCCTTGAAGAACACCCTGGAAAAAGACGAAGACGGCGAAATGACCGTCGAGGACGCCATCGGCAAACTCGTCCTGCGTGACATGCTGGAACGTCAGCAGGAAGAAGAGGACGGCGCCGAAGGCGTGCAGATGATGACTCTGCATGCGTCCAAGGGCCTGGAATTCCCTTACGTGTTCATCATGGGCATGGAAGAGGAAATCCTCCCGCACCGCTCCAGCATCGAAGCCGACACCATCGAAGAAGAACGCCGCCTGGCGTACGTGGGCATCACCCGCGCGCGCCAGACCCTCGCATTCACCTTCGCCGCCAAGCGCAAACAGTACGGCGAGATCATCGACTGCGCGCCAAGTCGCTTCCTCGATGAACTGCCGCCGGACGACCTGGCCTGGGAAGGCAACGACGACACACCGACCGAAGTCAAAGCCGTGCGGGGCAACAGCGCATTGGCTGATATACGCGCGATGTTAAAGCGCTAG